The Oncorhynchus kisutch isolate 150728-3 linkage group LG20, Okis_V2, whole genome shotgun sequence genome has a segment encoding these proteins:
- the LOC109865145 gene encoding poly [ADP-ribose] polymerase tankyrase-2-like — protein sequence MVFHGLPFVKAIIHKGFDEGHTYIGGHVWSRQSTLRRTRRRVNQYVYGIGEGTGCPLHKDESCYVCRRHLLFSAIKLAHSPPGHHSVTGRPSVNGLALSEYVIYRGEQACQEFLITYQMPLRLDNSGTEEGSTAVEL from the exons ATGGTGTTCCACG GTTTACCGTTTGTAAAAGCCATCATCCACAAGGGTTTCGATGAAGGGCACACTTACATAGGAGGGCATGTTTGGAGCAGGCAATCTACCTTACGGAGAACTCGTCGAAGAGTGAACCAGTACGTCTACGGAATAGGAGAAGGCACAGGCTGCCCTCTGCACAAAGACGAGTCCTGCTACGTGTGCCGAAG GCACCTGCTTTTCAGTGCCATAAAGTTGGCCCACTCCCCTCCAGGACACCACTCTGTCACGGGGAGGCCCAGTGTCAACGGACTGGCACTGTCAGAGTATGTCATCTACAGAGGAGAGCAG GCCTGTCAAGAGTTTTTGATCACCTATCAGATGCCTCTGCGGCTGGATAACAGTGGTACCGAGGAGGGAAGCACAGCAGTTGAATTGTAA